Proteins encoded by one window of Massilia sp. NR 4-1:
- a CDS encoding DUF5694 domain-containing protein, producing the protein MPYRFNSYLIGIATLCASALAQGQEAKLLRDRTEAERPAIMFVGSPHLANHNRDVIATTVPDVLTPERQAEIAEVVAALARFKPTKIAVELASEKQAELHQRYTGMLSGSYTLSRNEMDQFGMRIAAANKLPTMYAVDWNKMPPGQISDLDYQAWAKANGLGERLAAMTATSPVNDALMKTTPVASWLIENNAPEKLAARHRRYFDYAMLGNEDAKPGANWVASWYGRNLKIFGNLVKLADSPKDRILVIYGSGHIPLLREFAVQSGAFTDIDPMPLLREAASARRN; encoded by the coding sequence ATGCCATACCGTTTTAATAGTTACCTGATCGGCATTGCCACACTGTGCGCCAGCGCCCTGGCCCAAGGCCAGGAAGCCAAACTACTGCGCGACAGGACGGAAGCCGAACGCCCCGCCATCATGTTCGTCGGCTCGCCGCATCTGGCCAACCATAACCGCGACGTCATCGCCACCACGGTGCCGGACGTTCTGACGCCCGAGCGCCAGGCTGAAATCGCCGAGGTGGTGGCGGCCCTGGCCCGCTTCAAGCCAACCAAGATCGCGGTTGAACTGGCAAGCGAAAAACAGGCCGAACTGCACCAGCGCTACACCGGCATGCTATCGGGCAGCTATACCCTGAGCCGTAACGAAATGGATCAATTTGGCATGCGCATCGCCGCCGCCAATAAACTGCCGACGATGTACGCGGTGGACTGGAACAAGATGCCGCCTGGGCAGATAAGCGATCTGGATTATCAGGCCTGGGCCAAGGCGAACGGCCTGGGAGAGCGGCTGGCAGCCATGACAGCAACCTCGCCTGTCAACGATGCGCTGATGAAGACCACGCCGGTAGCCAGCTGGCTGATTGAAAACAATGCTCCGGAAAAGCTGGCGGCCCGCCACCGCCGCTACTTCGACTACGCGATGCTGGGCAATGAGGATGCCAAGCCAGGCGCCAATTGGGTCGCCAGCTGGTATGGCCGCAATCTGAAAATTTTCGGCAATCTGGTGAAGCTGGCCGACAGTCCTAAAGACCGCATCCTGGTGATTTATGGCTCGGGCCATATCCCCTTGCTGCGCGAATTTGCCGTGCAGTCGGGCGCCTTCACCGATATCGATCCAATGCCGCTGCTGCGCGAGGCGGCAAGCGCGAGGCGCAATTGA
- a CDS encoding alpha/beta fold hydrolase — MPVLNLGGGLDLSYEMIDGEAGKPCLVFLHEGLGCIALWKGFPQRLCQATGCSGLVYEREGYGGSSALRQARGIHYLHDYALSELPQVLEHLIPGREYIVIGHSDGGSIALIHAAGNPSGLRGVVTEAAHVFVEDLTVQGVRAAKESFNPGLLMALERYHGDKAEQIYMAWADTWLLPGFKHWNIEYLLPSIAVPTLVVQGTEDQYGTEAQVDAIAGAVPGARKLMLENCGHSPHLEQPEALQESIRGFLREV, encoded by the coding sequence ATGCCGGTGTTGAACCTGGGTGGCGGACTTGATCTGAGTTATGAAATGATCGATGGCGAGGCGGGCAAGCCCTGCCTGGTCTTCCTGCACGAGGGCTTGGGCTGCATCGCTTTGTGGAAGGGATTCCCGCAGCGCCTATGCCAGGCTACCGGCTGTTCCGGCCTGGTTTATGAGCGCGAAGGCTATGGCGGGTCCAGCGCCTTGCGCCAGGCACGCGGCATTCATTATCTGCACGACTATGCGCTGAGCGAACTGCCGCAAGTGCTGGAGCATCTGATACCGGGTCGCGAATATATCGTGATCGGCCATTCGGACGGCGGCAGCATCGCGTTGATACATGCTGCCGGTAATCCTTCCGGCCTGCGTGGCGTCGTCACCGAAGCGGCTCATGTTTTCGTTGAAGACCTTACGGTGCAAGGCGTGCGCGCCGCGAAGGAGTCCTTCAATCCCGGTCTGTTGATGGCGTTGGAACGTTATCATGGCGATAAGGCGGAGCAGATTTACATGGCCTGGGCCGACACCTGGCTGCTGCCGGGCTTCAAGCATTGGAATATCGAGTATCTGCTGCCATCCATCGCCGTGCCCACCCTGGTCGTGCAGGGGACGGAAGACCAGTATGGCACCGAAGCACAGGTTGATGCGATTGCCGGCGCCGTGCCGGGAGCGCGCAAGCTGATGCTGGAAAACTGCGGCCACAGTCCGCATCTTGAGCAGCCGGAAGCGTTGCAGGAATCGATACGCGGCTTCCTGCGCGAGGTTTAG
- a CDS encoding M15 family metallopeptidase, whose amino-acid sequence MVPVFLFLTFFCVCFVAWMLMFPHNRTVLADVAGRLRIRLPAGRRALLAAGLMLAVCLPPLLALTAGGRITLPGFEEQGRSVNMQIEALLKGEQLVPPQPLPPAMFTTAEVELVRPQLASASRNWQLLDAEFAQRLLLVFRIMREKHGYEMVLLEGYRSPERQNQLAAAGSHVTNARAFQSYHQYGLASDCAFLREGKLLISEKDPWAMRGYQLYGETAEALGLTWGGRWTMMDFGHVELRRARR is encoded by the coding sequence ATGGTTCCCGTTTTTCTTTTTCTGACTTTCTTCTGCGTGTGCTTTGTGGCATGGATGCTGATGTTCCCGCACAACCGGACGGTGCTTGCCGATGTGGCGGGCCGCTTGCGCATCCGGCTTCCCGCTGGTCGGCGTGCTTTGCTGGCCGCTGGGCTGATGCTGGCGGTTTGCCTGCCACCTTTGCTAGCGCTGACGGCGGGCGGACGCATTACACTGCCCGGATTTGAGGAGCAGGGCAGAAGCGTCAACATGCAGATCGAGGCTTTGTTGAAAGGCGAGCAGCTGGTGCCGCCGCAACCCCTGCCGCCCGCCATGTTCACCACGGCGGAGGTGGAGCTGGTGCGACCGCAGCTTGCGAGCGCAAGCCGCAACTGGCAGCTGCTGGATGCGGAATTTGCGCAACGCCTGCTGCTGGTGTTCCGCATCATGCGCGAGAAGCATGGCTATGAAATGGTGCTGCTGGAAGGCTACCGTAGTCCTGAACGCCAGAACCAGTTGGCGGCAGCCGGTTCGCATGTGACGAATGCGCGTGCCTTCCAGAGCTATCACCAGTATGGTCTGGCTTCCGACTGCGCCTTTCTGCGCGAGGGCAAACTGCTTATCTCCGAAAAAGATCCATGGGCCATGCGCGGCTACCAGCTGTATGGCGAAACGGCCGAAGCACTGGGCCTGACCTGGGGCGGACGCTGGACCATGATGGATTTCGGCCACGTTGAATTGCGCCGCGCACGCCGCTGA
- the tssM gene encoding type VI secretion system membrane subunit TssM, producing the protein MMRRIWTFLSDSRHLTIIGFIAMAAFFYLGAELLELALIWAIAATLAGVLLYWLARWLRRWLAMRKVAQLEQAIEQDAAAPDAAAQDNSGTDALRKGLLHAIHTIKTSRIGVATGAKALYELPWYLVIGNPGAGKSSAIARSGLQFPMAEGGAAVAVGGTRNCDWFFSTDGILLDTAGRYAAGEEDRQEWLGFLDLLKKYRKRAPVNGVLLAVSIAELRGEDPEAVQRLARNLRRRVQDLIERLEVFAPIYVVFTKADLIAGFTQFFAQSEAGDRERIWGATMPYKRKSASQDILPFFDQAFDELHEGLKELSVSSMAQQRPGCRAPGVFGFPHEFAALRAPLRAFLGALFEDNRFQFKPVFRGFYFTSALQEGMPGSFLAQQIAGRFRLSLPVAQQAAESRSCGYFMLDLFRKVVFADRYLVTQYASRNKIRLRYGVFLVSALALGAALAGWSWAYMANRQLATNVKADLEKVVQLQARSPELQARMEALEILQDRIEQLTRYRRERPWPLRFGLYQGDTLEHKLRGEYYAGMREILLKPVAGSLEAQLNEYNARAAADGGTAKAEDVYNALKAYLMLSEREHAEPGHLNDQASRHWRGWLEANRGAMTSEKLVRMAEHLMSFYLAQTADPAWPQIEQKLVLVDATRENLRRVASGMPARERIYAEIRARAATRFPSMAVVRMVGDQDRALVAGSYAVSGAFTREAWEKYVLGAIRDASNGAQSSTDWVLKTARKDDLTLDGSPEQIQKALTELYKNDYVKEWQKFLQGVAIADMKDLNTAATAMSRLGDAQSSPLLKVLSAIREQTAWDNPSAVNAGMQQAQTGFVNWLRNSLMQRAPSPVNANVNLNIQLDASKYEKPLGQIGREFAGLERLLASRERDAAPIRSYLDSLARLRARLLALKNQGDPGPGARQLMLQTLEGSGSELSDALRLVDDQLLAGMSESQKQALRPLLVRPLMQTFAAIVEPVETELNKTWQAQICEPFNQSLAGKSPFTPSAGVEASQAEIARFFGPEGQISRFVSATMGALVIRRGDVLSPRTWADMGIRIQAPVLERLPFWIAPAGGNGLSGGAQTVFQILPFTAPGVQEYVIEIDGQQLRYRNTAPQWTNMVHPSPQGVPGARISATATDGRTVELFNEPGQFGLKRMIEAASRIRKEGGVHELRWTVSGVSIAVDLKITSSPAASAGATQQGTGFQGLRLPKTIAGGIQPALADAGSKP; encoded by the coding sequence ATGATGCGACGAATCTGGACCTTCCTAAGCGACTCGCGCCACCTGACTATCATTGGCTTTATAGCCATGGCGGCGTTCTTCTATCTCGGCGCTGAACTGCTGGAGCTGGCCCTGATCTGGGCCATCGCCGCCACGCTGGCCGGGGTGCTGCTGTATTGGCTGGCGCGCTGGCTGCGGCGCTGGCTGGCGATGCGCAAGGTGGCGCAGCTGGAGCAGGCCATCGAGCAGGATGCGGCCGCACCGGATGCCGCTGCGCAGGATAACAGCGGGACGGACGCGCTGCGCAAGGGCTTGCTGCATGCGATCCATACCATCAAGACTTCGCGCATCGGTGTCGCTACCGGTGCCAAGGCCTTGTATGAGCTGCCCTGGTATCTGGTGATCGGCAATCCAGGTGCGGGCAAGAGCAGCGCCATCGCCCGCTCCGGCCTGCAATTTCCGATGGCCGAAGGCGGTGCGGCTGTGGCGGTGGGCGGCACGCGCAACTGCGACTGGTTCTTCAGCACCGACGGCATCCTGCTCGATACGGCCGGGCGCTATGCGGCGGGCGAGGAAGACCGCCAGGAGTGGCTGGGCTTTCTCGACCTGCTGAAGAAGTACCGCAAGCGTGCGCCGGTCAACGGCGTGCTGCTGGCGGTCAGCATCGCAGAGCTGCGCGGCGAAGATCCGGAAGCAGTGCAGCGCCTGGCGCGCAATCTGCGCCGCCGCGTGCAGGATCTGATCGAGCGGCTGGAGGTGTTCGCGCCGATTTACGTGGTGTTCACCAAGGCTGATCTGATCGCGGGATTCACGCAGTTCTTCGCGCAGTCAGAAGCCGGCGACAGGGAACGCATCTGGGGCGCCACCATGCCGTACAAGCGCAAATCCGCCAGCCAGGACATTCTGCCATTTTTCGACCAGGCCTTCGATGAGCTGCACGAAGGCTTGAAGGAGCTGAGCGTCAGCAGCATGGCGCAGCAGCGTCCCGGCTGCCGCGCTCCCGGCGTGTTCGGCTTCCCGCATGAATTCGCGGCGTTGCGCGCGCCACTGCGGGCTTTTCTTGGCGCGCTGTTCGAGGATAACCGCTTCCAGTTCAAGCCCGTTTTCCGCGGCTTCTACTTCACCAGCGCTTTGCAGGAAGGCATGCCAGGCAGTTTCCTGGCGCAGCAGATTGCCGGCCGCTTCCGCCTGTCGCTGCCGGTCGCGCAGCAAGCTGCGGAAAGCCGCTCCTGCGGTTACTTCATGCTGGATCTATTCCGCAAGGTGGTCTTCGCTGACCGCTATCTGGTAACGCAATACGCCAGCCGCAACAAGATCCGTCTGCGCTATGGCGTCTTCCTGGTGTCGGCGCTTGCGCTGGGAGCCGCGCTGGCGGGATGGAGCTGGGCCTACATGGCGAACCGCCAGCTGGCCACGAATGTCAAGGCCGATCTGGAGAAAGTGGTCCAGCTGCAGGCGCGCAGCCCGGAGCTGCAGGCGCGTATGGAAGCGCTGGAGATTTTGCAGGACCGGATAGAGCAGCTCACGCGCTACCGCCGTGAGCGTCCATGGCCGCTGCGCTTTGGCCTGTACCAGGGCGACACGCTGGAGCACAAGCTGCGCGGCGAATATTATGCCGGCATGCGCGAGATTCTGCTCAAGCCTGTTGCCGGCAGCCTGGAGGCGCAGTTGAACGAATACAATGCGCGCGCGGCGGCGGACGGCGGCACGGCGAAGGCGGAAGATGTCTATAACGCGCTGAAAGCCTATCTGATGCTGTCCGAACGCGAGCATGCGGAGCCGGGACATTTGAACGATCAGGCCAGCCGTCATTGGCGCGGCTGGCTGGAGGCCAACCGGGGTGCAATGACGAGCGAAAAGCTGGTGCGCATGGCCGAGCATTTGATGAGTTTCTATCTGGCGCAGACTGCCGATCCGGCCTGGCCGCAAATCGAGCAGAAGCTGGTGCTGGTCGATGCCACACGCGAAAACCTGCGCCGCGTAGCGAGCGGCATGCCGGCCCGAGAGCGCATCTATGCCGAAATCCGGGCGCGTGCCGCAACCCGTTTCCCTTCGATGGCGGTGGTGCGCATGGTGGGTGACCAGGACCGCGCCCTGGTTGCCGGTAGCTATGCGGTTTCCGGCGCCTTTACGCGCGAAGCCTGGGAAAAGTATGTGCTGGGCGCGATCCGTGACGCCTCCAACGGTGCGCAAAGCAGTACCGACTGGGTGCTGAAAACGGCGCGCAAGGATGATCTGACCCTGGATGGCAGTCCGGAACAGATTCAGAAGGCTTTGACGGAACTGTACAAGAACGATTACGTGAAAGAGTGGCAGAAATTCCTGCAAGGCGTTGCCATCGCCGATATGAAGGACTTGAACACCGCAGCTACCGCCATGAGCCGTCTGGGCGATGCGCAATCTTCACCGCTGTTGAAGGTGCTGTCCGCTATCCGCGAGCAGACCGCCTGGGATAATCCGTCGGCAGTGAATGCTGGCATGCAGCAGGCGCAGACAGGCTTTGTGAACTGGCTGCGCAATAGCCTGATGCAGCGCGCTCCCTCGCCGGTCAATGCCAATGTCAATCTCAATATACAGCTCGACGCCAGCAAGTATGAGAAGCCGCTTGGCCAGATCGGGCGCGAGTTTGCCGGTCTGGAAAGGCTGCTGGCAAGCCGCGAACGGGATGCCGCGCCCATCCGCTCGTACCTGGATAGCCTGGCGCGCCTGCGCGCCCGTTTGCTGGCGTTGAAAAACCAGGGAGATCCCGGTCCCGGTGCGCGCCAGCTGATGCTGCAGACGCTGGAAGGCAGCGGCTCCGAGTTGTCCGATGCCCTGCGCCTGGTGGACGATCAACTGCTGGCTGGAATGAGCGAATCGCAGAAGCAGGCTTTGCGTCCATTGCTGGTAAGACCACTGATGCAGACCTTTGCCGCCATTGTGGAGCCGGTAGAGACGGAGTTGAACAAAACCTGGCAGGCCCAGATCTGCGAACCTTTCAATCAAAGCCTTGCAGGAAAATCCCCGTTCACGCCTTCCGCCGGCGTGGAGGCCAGCCAAGCCGAGATTGCCCGCTTCTTTGGTCCTGAGGGCCAGATATCCCGCTTTGTCTCGGCCACCATGGGCGCCCTGGTGATTCGCCGTGGCGACGTGCTGTCGCCGCGTACCTGGGCCGATATGGGCATCCGCATCCAGGCGCCCGTGCTGGAACGTTTGCCGTTCTGGATTGCACCCGCTGGGGGGAATGGGCTGTCGGGCGGTGCGCAGACCGTGTTCCAGATCCTGCCCTTTACTGCGCCGGGCGTGCAGGAATACGTGATCGAAATCGATGGCCAGCAGCTGCGCTACCGGAACACCGCACCGCAGTGGACGAATATGGTCCATCCCTCGCCACAGGGCGTGCCTGGCGCGCGCATCAGCGCTACTGCCACCGATGGCCGCACCGTGGAACTGTTCAATGAACCGGGCCAGTTTGGCTTGAAGCGCATGATCGAAGCGGCCAGCCGCATCCGCAAGGAAGGCGGCGTGCATGAGCTGCGCTGGACGGTTTCCGGCGTCAGCATTGCGGTGGACCTGAAGATCACCAGCAGTCCGGCCGCCAGCGCCGGCGCTACGCAGCAAGGAACAGGCTTCCAGGGACTGCGCCTGCCGAAGACGATTGCGGGTGGCATCCAGCCGGCACTGGCCGATGCGGGTAGCAAGCCCTAA
- a CDS encoding OmpA family protein, giving the protein MRYFMTLILVAAACARGQTPVPAADPGGPGAPVLVSGTVPDESSKAALMQRLRQLYGNERVIDQLTIGVVSLPPNWMAQVQRLMIPALKLVSKGQLSVDGQKVAISGEVASETQRQQIAGEMTAGLQPSYSMNSSLHVAAAEQQLLDATLANRIIEFESGQAVIRASGMQILDEMSAALQKVKSKHVEVIGHTDNTGQREANLRLSLARAEAVRLYLSAKGINAAMIAVSGHGPDRPVADNADAAGRARNRRIEFHVVD; this is encoded by the coding sequence ATGCGTTACTTCATGACCTTGATCCTGGTGGCCGCGGCCTGCGCGCGGGGCCAGACGCCGGTCCCGGCGGCCGACCCGGGCGGGCCAGGCGCTCCCGTGCTGGTGAGCGGTACCGTTCCTGACGAAAGCAGCAAGGCGGCGCTGATGCAGCGCCTGCGTCAGCTATACGGTAATGAGCGCGTGATCGACCAGCTCACTATCGGCGTGGTGAGCCTGCCGCCCAACTGGATGGCGCAGGTGCAGCGGCTGATGATTCCGGCCTTGAAGCTGGTCAGCAAGGGCCAGCTCAGTGTCGATGGTCAGAAGGTGGCTATCAGCGGCGAGGTGGCAAGCGAGACGCAACGCCAGCAGATTGCCGGCGAAATGACGGCAGGCCTGCAGCCTTCATACAGCATGAACAGCAGCCTGCATGTTGCGGCGGCCGAACAGCAACTGCTGGATGCCACGCTGGCCAACCGCATCATCGAATTCGAAAGCGGCCAGGCGGTGATACGCGCATCCGGCATGCAGATTCTGGACGAGATGTCGGCAGCCCTGCAGAAAGTGAAGAGCAAGCATGTGGAAGTAATCGGGCATACAGACAATACCGGCCAGCGCGAAGCGAACCTGCGTCTCAGCCTGGCCCGTGCCGAGGCCGTGCGCCTTTACCTGTCGGCCAAAGGCATCAACGCGGCCATGATCGCCGTCTCCGGCCATGGCCCCGACCGGCCGGTGGCCGATAACGCCGATGCGGCAGGACGTGCCCGCAACCGGCGTATCGAATTTCATGTGGTGGATTGA
- the icmH gene encoding type IVB secretion system protein IcmH/DotU — protein MTHHIERRAAPGNAGTRGPALADLMHEGFYMLFMLKTGSLPPGDEELSIRVANFLDDFEKEARKLNANGDDIAAARYAYCAALDEIILASGFDIRSAWERKPLQLTMFGDHLAGEHFFDRLEELRSKGGARLQALQVFHQCLLLGFQGKYALEGSDKLAWLTARLGDEIAHIKGRRAAFAPRAERPDDVVHKLRTEFPVWVFSMIFALAGLAIYLGLDTALEGATLASTEAYANLVRLAPRPASLTITLP, from the coding sequence ATGACTCACCATATCGAAAGGCGGGCCGCGCCTGGCAATGCCGGTACCCGTGGACCGGCGCTGGCCGATCTGATGCACGAAGGCTTTTACATGCTCTTCATGCTGAAAACCGGCTCCCTGCCCCCCGGCGATGAAGAACTCAGCATACGCGTGGCCAATTTCCTGGACGATTTCGAAAAGGAGGCGCGCAAGCTGAACGCCAACGGCGACGATATCGCCGCCGCCCGCTATGCCTATTGCGCGGCGCTGGATGAAATCATCCTGGCCTCCGGCTTCGATATCCGCAGTGCATGGGAACGCAAGCCGCTGCAGCTGACCATGTTCGGCGACCATCTGGCGGGAGAACACTTCTTCGACCGGCTGGAAGAATTACGCAGCAAAGGCGGCGCGCGGCTGCAGGCTTTGCAGGTTTTCCATCAATGCCTGCTGCTCGGCTTTCAGGGCAAGTACGCGCTGGAAGGCAGCGACAAGCTGGCCTGGCTGACGGCACGTCTGGGAGACGAAATCGCTCATATCAAGGGCCGACGCGCCGCATTCGCGCCGCGCGCGGAAAGACCGGATGATGTGGTGCACAAGCTGCGCACCGAGTTTCCAGTCTGGGTATTCTCGATGATCTTTGCCCTCGCTGGCCTGGCTATCTATCTTGGATTGGATACGGCACTCGAAGGCGCGACACTGGCCAGCACGGAGGCTTATGCCAATCTGGTCAGGCTGGCGCCGCGTCCGGCCAGCCTGACCATTACCTTGCCCTGA
- the tssK gene encoding type VI secretion system baseplate subunit TssK: MGLPARLLWGEGLFLRPQHFQQQDQYHAARLHHTAQALHPYLWGIQALEIDAGALKANTLRLQALSIIFRDGEVVDAPGSDPLPPAIDLASIPASVQELTFFAALPSLSHERSNFTPSTQNGGNTRFVQTDRATPDMFTRALDAELSYLKKSVRLMSDLEPRGAFECLPLLRLRRTVSGEFELDASLIPPCVSMASSPRLKTMMEQLMDALQAKIHSLQGHMREPRKNVIELRSGDVSAFWLLHTASTASAALMHYLRHPSLHPERVFEAMLGLAGSLMSYSRLYHLANLPVYDHMAPGPCFAALDGIIRDLLDTVISSRYFSIAVSEDRPCYHSGKLDSGRIDQSTMLYLAISANMPALELVEIVPLRVKVGAPDDVEQCVLTAMPGVKLMHAPQVPSAIPVRPDTCYFALDAKGMLYEQMLKAQSICIYVPAGIRELRLELIGVAA; this comes from the coding sequence ATGGGACTGCCAGCCAGGCTGCTTTGGGGAGAAGGACTTTTTCTACGCCCGCAGCACTTTCAGCAGCAAGACCAGTATCACGCAGCGCGCCTGCATCACACTGCGCAAGCCTTGCATCCATATCTGTGGGGCATACAGGCGCTGGAGATCGATGCCGGCGCATTGAAGGCCAACACCTTGCGCCTGCAGGCGTTATCCATCATCTTCCGCGATGGCGAAGTGGTCGATGCGCCAGGCAGCGATCCGCTACCGCCCGCAATCGACCTGGCATCCATTCCGGCCAGTGTGCAGGAACTGACCTTCTTCGCTGCCCTGCCATCGCTCAGCCACGAGCGCAGCAACTTCACGCCCTCCACGCAGAATGGCGGCAATACGCGCTTTGTGCAGACAGACCGCGCCACGCCGGACATGTTCACCCGCGCGCTGGACGCGGAACTGTCGTATCTTAAAAAATCGGTGAGGCTGATGTCCGACCTGGAGCCGCGCGGCGCGTTCGAATGCCTGCCGCTACTGCGCCTGCGGCGCACCGTGTCCGGCGAGTTCGAGCTGGATGCGTCCCTGATTCCGCCCTGTGTCTCCATGGCCTCATCACCGCGTTTGAAAACCATGATGGAGCAACTGATGGATGCCCTGCAGGCCAAGATCCATTCCCTGCAAGGCCATATGCGCGAGCCGCGCAAGAACGTCATCGAGCTGCGTTCGGGCGACGTTTCCGCCTTCTGGCTGCTGCATACGGCAAGCACCGCATCGGCTGCACTGATGCACTATCTGCGCCATCCATCGCTGCATCCGGAACGCGTGTTCGAGGCCATGCTGGGATTGGCCGGTTCCCTCATGAGCTATTCGCGGCTCTACCACCTGGCCAATCTACCCGTGTACGACCATATGGCGCCAGGCCCCTGCTTCGCCGCACTGGACGGCATCATTCGCGACCTGCTGGATACGGTGATCTCCTCGCGCTACTTCTCGATTGCCGTCAGCGAAGACCGGCCCTGCTACCATAGCGGCAAGCTCGATTCCGGCCGCATCGACCAGAGCACCATGCTGTATCTGGCGATCAGCGCCAATATGCCGGCGCTGGAGCTGGTGGAAATCGTGCCGCTGCGTGTGAAGGTCGGCGCGCCCGACGACGTGGAGCAATGCGTGCTGACCGCCATGCCCGGCGTGAAGCTGATGCACGCGCCCCAAGTCCCCTCCGCCATTCCGGTGCGGCCGGATACCTGCTACTTCGCACTGGATGCGAAAGGCATGCTATATGAGCAGATGCTGAAGGCGCAGTCGATCTGCATCTACGTCCCGGCCGGCATCCGCGAGCTGCGCCTTGAACTGATAGGGGTGGCAGCATGA
- the tssB gene encoding type VI secretion system contractile sheath small subunit, whose amino-acid sequence MAKNDSVQKRLGKVRPPRVQMTYDVEIGDAVDSKELPFVLGVVGDFGSDPNSPKKRLKERGFVNIDNGNFDEVLAGVAPTANFLVANRLGGDGEFPVQLRFSSMADFRPEAVASQVEPLSKLLQARGKLADLRNKLAGNEQLEDLLAEVLGNTDQLAALSAQAEEGED is encoded by the coding sequence ATGGCGAAGAACGATAGTGTGCAAAAGCGGTTGGGCAAGGTGCGCCCGCCGCGGGTGCAGATGACCTATGACGTGGAAATCGGCGATGCCGTCGACAGCAAGGAGCTGCCTTTCGTGCTGGGCGTGGTGGGCGATTTCGGCAGCGATCCCAATAGCCCGAAGAAGCGTTTGAAGGAGCGCGGCTTCGTCAATATCGACAACGGCAACTTCGACGAGGTGCTGGCTGGCGTGGCGCCGACGGCCAACTTCCTGGTCGCCAACCGGCTTGGCGGCGATGGCGAGTTTCCGGTGCAACTGCGCTTCAGCTCCATGGCCGACTTCCGGCCGGAAGCGGTGGCGAGCCAGGTCGAGCCGTTGAGCAAGCTGCTGCAGGCGCGCGGCAAGCTGGCGGACCTGCGCAATAAACTGGCGGGCAACGAACAGCTGGAGGATTTGCTGGCCGAGGTGCTCGGCAACACCGACCAGCTGGCGGCGCTGTCCGCGCAGGCTGAGGAAGGAGAGGATTGA